From one Humulus lupulus chromosome 8, drHumLupu1.1, whole genome shotgun sequence genomic stretch:
- the LOC133794092 gene encoding uncharacterized protein LOC133794092 isoform X1 codes for MGVPWKRSKKSQDSDDEFDDDDMDNDQLSVEEKEEEKEDDDEFEDEDDSADDDDDEEGEEEEEEEEENQNGNKQNTDAEMEELEKEYMNLRDQELNILQNLKRHKDEDILKGQAVKNQKALWDKTLELRFLLQKAFSSSNRLPQDPLRSLFCDSDEIVNAAYSDLITSSKKTLDSLLELQEVLLEKNPSILQATDGKRGQVSKNLQSLKSSTVNDDEDWSRLSQLHARIAAFRDKSVDKWQRKTQVTTGAAAIKGKLQAFNQNISEQVAVYMRDPSRMIKQMQQRKSTVAIFGTVPGGEANPKVEEAQADGDPELLDDSEFYQHLLKEFFETIDPTSNETAFYALKRLQTKKRKIVDRRASKGRKIRYDVQEKLVNFMAPVPMNIPPDAQQVFKDLFGLSSRSH; via the exons ATGGGGGTACCTTGGAAGCGTTCAAAAAAGTCTCAGGATAGTGACGATGAATTTGATGATGATGATATGGACAATGATCAACTGAGT gtggaagagaaagaagaagaaaaagaagatgatgatgagtTTGAGGATGAGGATGACAGCgctgacgatgatgatgatgaagagggcgaagaggaagaggaagaggaagaagagaatcAAAATGGTAATAAGCAAAATACCGATGCCGAGATGGAAGAGCTTGAGAAAGAATACATGAATCTTCGCGACCAGGAGCT AAATATCTTACAGAATTTGAAACGTCACAAGGATGAAGATATTCTTAAAGGACAAGCAGTGAAGAATCAAAAG gCTCTTTGGGATAAAACTCTTGAGCTCAGATTTTTGCTTCAGAAAGCATTCTCAAGTTCAAATAGATTACCACAG GATCCACTCAGGTCTTTATTCTGTGATTCAGACGAGATTGTCAATGCAGCATATTCTGACCTAATTACGTCCTCAAAGAAAACTTTAGATTCTCTGTTGGAACTACAAGAG GTTTTGCTTGAAAAAAATCCATCTATTCTTCAAGCCACGGATG GTAAAAGGGGACAAGTATCTAAGAATTTGCAATCTTTGAAGAGCTCTACTGTGAATGATGATGAAGATTGGTCTCGATTATCTCAATTGCATGCAAG AATAGCTGCCTTCAGGGACAAGTCAGTAGACAAGTGGCAAAGGAAGACTCAGGTGACAACTGGTGCTGCCGCTATTAAAGGCAAACTACAAGCTTTTAATCAG AATATTAGTGAACAAGTtgctgtttatatgagagatccAAGTAGGATGATCAAGCAGATGCAGCAAAGAAAATCAACAGTTGCCATATTTGGGACT GTTCCTGGAGGGGAAGCTAATCCAAAGGTAGAG GAAGCACAGGCTGACGGTGATCCAGAACTTTTAGATGATTCCGAGTTTTACCAGCATCTACTGAAGGAGTTTTTTGAAACGATTGACCCAACATCTAATG AGACGGCCTTTTACGCTCTGAAAAGGTTGCAAACCAAGAAAAGGAAGATCGTTGATAGACGTGCTTCAAAGGGTCGAAAGATAAG ATATGATGTTCAAGAAAAGCTTGTGAATTTCATGGCTCCTGTTCCCATGAATATTCCTCCTGATGCTCAACAAGTGTTCAAGGATTTGTTTGGTTTGAGCTCTAGAAGCCATTAA
- the LOC133798774 gene encoding uncharacterized protein LOC133798774 isoform X1: protein MDAALRNIEDKLKRLSTEQALILFLFAAASVLGLCVAMTTTLLKRLKFRKAPPAPAPEPARGWAAVVKRVLVSSVRWSGPRKWPGEAASVGSWGENSPLPLLEKRRMMSRNLSFDHDDDDDGGDEYGVGVGWKSLNPHSPVWQRPILMGEKCELPRFSGVILYDENGRLLCDNARKQHSCNLALTQVVACCVQEKRGAVVRTTLRDLL from the exons ATGGACGCTGCTTTGAGGAATATAGAAGACAAACTGAAGAGACTTTCAACCGAACAAGCTCTTATCCTATTCCTCTTCGCCGCGGCCAGCGTCCTCGGACTCTGCGTGGCCATGACGACAACACTGTTAAAGCGGTTAAAGTTTCGAAAAGCGCCACCGGCGCCGGCGCCGGAGCCGGCTCGCGGCTGGGCAGCGGTTGTAAAGAGGGTGCTGGTGAGTTCGGTGAGGTGGAGTGGGCCGAGAAAGTGGCCGGGGGAGGCGGCCAGCGTAGGGAGCTGGGGTGAGAATTCGCCGCTGCCGCTGCTAGAGAAGAGGAGGATGATGAGTAGGAATCTGTCATTTGATCACGACGACGATGATGATGGTGGTGATGAGTATGGGGTTGGGGTTGGGTGGAAGAGCCTTAACCCTCATTCGCCGGTGTGGCAGAGACCGATTCTGATGGGAGAGAAGTGTGAGCTTCCCAGGTTCAGTGGGGTTATTCTCTACGATGAAAATGGTCGGTTGCTTTGTGACAATGCTCGCAAACAACATTCATGCAACCTCGCTCTAACTCAG gttGTTGCGTGTTGTGTGCAGGAAAAAAGAGGTGCTGTGGTGAGGACAACACTCAGAGATTTGCTGTGA
- the LOC133798774 gene encoding uncharacterized protein LOC133798774 isoform X2, which produces MDAALRNIEDKLKRLSTEQALILFLFAAASVLGLCVAMTTTLLKRLKFRKAPPAPAPEPARGWAAVVKRVLVSSVRWSGPRKWPGEAASVGSWGENSPLPLLEKRRMMSRNLSFDHDDDDDGGDEYGVGVGWKSLNPHSPVWQRPILMGEKCELPRFSGVILYDENGRLLCDNARKQHSCNLALTQEKRGAVVRTTLRDLL; this is translated from the exons ATGGACGCTGCTTTGAGGAATATAGAAGACAAACTGAAGAGACTTTCAACCGAACAAGCTCTTATCCTATTCCTCTTCGCCGCGGCCAGCGTCCTCGGACTCTGCGTGGCCATGACGACAACACTGTTAAAGCGGTTAAAGTTTCGAAAAGCGCCACCGGCGCCGGCGCCGGAGCCGGCTCGCGGCTGGGCAGCGGTTGTAAAGAGGGTGCTGGTGAGTTCGGTGAGGTGGAGTGGGCCGAGAAAGTGGCCGGGGGAGGCGGCCAGCGTAGGGAGCTGGGGTGAGAATTCGCCGCTGCCGCTGCTAGAGAAGAGGAGGATGATGAGTAGGAATCTGTCATTTGATCACGACGACGATGATGATGGTGGTGATGAGTATGGGGTTGGGGTTGGGTGGAAGAGCCTTAACCCTCATTCGCCGGTGTGGCAGAGACCGATTCTGATGGGAGAGAAGTGTGAGCTTCCCAGGTTCAGTGGGGTTATTCTCTACGATGAAAATGGTCGGTTGCTTTGTGACAATGCTCGCAAACAACATTCATGCAACCTCGCTCTAACTCAG GAAAAAAGAGGTGCTGTGGTGAGGACAACACTCAGAGATTTGCTGTGA
- the LOC133794090 gene encoding protein FLX-like 1 — translation MSGRNRGPPLPMKGVSHSGLPSTVHEPPFGRGLGPVPHPALFEEMRESQFGMGPRSLPPHPAIIEERLAAQHQDIQGLLIDNQRLAATHVALKQELEATQHELQRMAHIADSVRVEKDVQMQDLIDKSVRLEVDLRGVEAMRAELHQVHSDIKDLTAARQELTGNVQAMTQDLARITADLQQAPSLRAEIEAMKQELQRARAAIEYEKKGYAENYEHGQVMEKKLISMARELEKLRASADKRARAAVAVGNQGYAANYGNPEAMGYAGNHYPVNYGMNPGQGGAESYPPYGAIPASWGQYDMQRAQGHMN, via the exons ATGTCCGGAAGAAATCGTGGACCACCTCTTCCAATGAAAGGAGTTTCTCATTCTGGACTACCCTCTACCGTTCACGAGCCTCCATTTGGAAGAGGACTTGGTCCAGTGCCCCATCCTGCCTTATTTGAGGAGATGCGAGAATCCCAGTTTGGGATGGGTCCCAGATCCCTCCCTCCTCACCCTGCAATTATTGAGGAACGTCTTGCAGCTCAACATCAAGACATTCAAGGTCTTCTAATTGATAATCAGAGGCTAGCGGCAACTCATGTTGCGCTGAAGCAGGAATTAGAAGCTACCCAACATGAGCTGCAACGCATGGCTCATATTGCTGATTCAGTGCGAGTCGAGAAAGATGTCCAAATGCAAGATTTGATTGATAAGTCTGTACGTTTGGAAGTGGATCTTCGTGGGGTGGAGGCAATGCGGGCTGAGCTTCACCAAGTTCACTCTGATATTAAGGATCTCACTGCTGCAAGGCAGGAGCTTACAGGCAATGTACAAGCAATGACTCAAGATTTGGCTAGGATAACTGCTgatctgcagcaggctccatctttGAGGGCGGAAATTGAAGCTATGAAACAAGAGCTGCAGCGTGCGAG AGCTGCCATTGAGTATGAGAAGAAAGGATATGCAGAGAATTATGAGCATGGTCAAGTGATGGAGAAGAAGTTGATCTCAATGGCTAGGGAGTTGGAGAAGCTTCGTGCCAGTGCTGATAAGAGAGCACGCGCTGCTGTTGCTGTCGGTAATCAAG GTTATGCTGCAAATTATGGCAATCCTGAAGCAATGGGATATGCAGGAAATCATTATCCTGTCAACTATGGCATGAATCCT GGGCAAGGTGGTGCTGAAAGTTATCCACCATATGGAGCCATACCTGCTTCATGGGGCCAATATGATATGCAACGAGCTCAAGGACACATGAACTAG
- the LOC133794093 gene encoding bidirectional sugar transporter SWEET2, with amino-acid sequence MILSVAYSVFTICKDAAGVAGNIFAFGLFVSPLHTFRRIVRNSSTEQFSGLPYIYTLLNCLICMWYGTPIVSPDNLLVLTVNSVGAVFQLFYIILFIIYGDKPTKVKMLSLLLAVLALFAAIVSGSLQIADPWMRRMAVGLLSCASLISMFASPLFIINLVIRTKSVEYMPFFLSLSTFLMSTSFLLYGVLNYDAFIYVPNGIGTILGIVQLSLYSYYSKSSGEDSTEPLIVSYA; translated from the exons ATGATTCTTTCGGTTGCCTATTCCGTCTTTACAATTTGCAAGGATGCAGCTGGAGTCGCCG GGAATATCTTTGCTTTTGGGCTGTTTGTGTCACCTTT GCACACGTTTAGGCGAATTGTCAGAAACAGTTCAACCGAGCAGTTCTCAGGGTTACCATACATTTATACCCTATTGAACTGCTTGATCTGCATGTGGTACGGAACACCAATCGTATCTCCAGACAATTTATTGGTTTTGACTGTTAATTCAGTTGGTGCAGTTTTCCAACTATTCTACATAATCCTCTTCATAATATATGGCGATAAGCCAACAAAG GTGAAGATGCTTAGTTTGCTACTGGCAGTTCTTGCCTTATTTGCAGCAATAGTATCCGGGAGTTTGCAGATTGCTGATCCTTGGATGCGGCGCATGGCTGTTGGATTGTTGAGTTGCGCCTCTCTCATATCAATGTTTGCTTCTCCATTGTTTATAATT AATTTGGTGATCCGGACAAAGAGTGTCGAGTACATGCCATTTTTTCTCTCCCTTTCCACCTTCCTAATGAGCACCTCTTTCTTACTATATGGAGTCTTAAATTATGATGCCTTCATTTAC GTTCCAAATGGGATAGGAACCATTTTGGGGATAGTACAATTGTCGTTGTACTCTTACTACAGTAAATCGTCCGGAGAAGACTCCACAGAACCACTGATAGTTTCATATGCATAA
- the LOC133793585 gene encoding uncharacterized protein LOC133793585 has protein sequence MSKAYDMLDWNFMEAILSDFCFPIKFIKWIMACLKDPSYLILMNGRIQGEFRGKKGLRQGDPISPLLFVLAMKYCTRLLCQASLDKRFRFHAKCKPLKLVNLCFADDLVIFCKGVSNSVQIMRDSFTEFCKASGLSANLQKSQVYFGGLDDRETHQLLERLQFTEGNFPLKYLGVPLRTTKWKAGDYAIIITKIQQKLHTWASRHLSFSGRAQLVNTVLLSLRSFWMSIFMLPKSVTKEIDRLCRNFLWGVKDGNANRSKLHFTAWSQVFLPKCMGGLGFKEGFSWNTVLLAKFVWAVSSKQDILWVKWVDSIYMKGQDFWSYSIPQDVSWYWRRLVKLRSVFSANSLAATVKKDKLCLKLLYYRLLNRERVEFANVVWCSLAVPKHRFILWQASLGHLLTRDKLHYCNLEMPSLLCPVCEMEQESHAHLFFVCPFSQQLTAQKVDWLGRDLWPNSYELWCTWMCGKPQRLKHQIFAAALAASVYMIWRNRNLCVFELRSLAIGHVIQLIKFSLRSRLARFPKLKVKASEVAFFEAVVQM, from the coding sequence ATGAGTAAAGCCTATGACATGCTGGATTGGAACTTTATGGAGGCCATTCTCTCAGATTTTTGTTTTCCTATCAAGTTTATCAAGTGGATTATGGCGTGCTTGAAGGACCCATCCTATTTGATCCTTATGAATGGTAGAATTCAAGGGGAGTTTAGAGGCAAAAAAGGCCTAAGGCAAGGGGACCCTATATCTCCGTTGTTATTTGTTCTAGCTATGAAGTACTGTACTAGGCTGTTATGTCAAGCTTCTTTGGATAAGAGGTTCAGATTCCACGCGAAATGCAAACCTCTTAAGCTAGTCAATCTTTGTTTTGCTGATGATTTGGTTATTTTTTGTAAGGGCGTCTCTAATTCAGTTCAGATAATGAGGGATAGCTTTACTGAATTTTGCAAGGCTTCGGGTTTGTCTGCTAACTTGCAGAAGTCGCAGGTCTATTTTGGGGGATTGGATGATAGAGAGACTCATCAATTGCTTGAGAGGCTTCAGTTCACTGAAGGGAATTTTCCTCTCAAATATTTAGGTGTTCCACTTCGAACAACTAAGTGGAAGGCTGGAGATTATGCTATCATCATTACTAAGATTCAGCAGAAACTTCATACTTGGGCTAGCCGTCATCTCTCGTTTTCAGGGAGGGCTCAACTGGTTAATACAGTGCTTTTGAGTTTGAGGTCTTTTTGGATGAGCATTTTTATGCTCCCTAAGAGTGTCACTAAGGAGATAGATCGTTTGTGTAGAAATTTTCTTTGGGGAGTTAAAGATGGCAATGCTAACCGCAGTAAATTACACTTCACTGCCTGGAGTCAAGTTTTTCTTCCAAAGTGTATGGGTGGTCTTGGCTTTAAGGAGGGTTTCTCTTGGAACACAGTTCTCCTTGCTAAGTTCGTGTGGGCTGTTTCTAGTAAGCAAGACATCCTATGGGTGAAATGGGTGGACTCAATCTATATGAAGGGTCAGGATTTCTGGTCCTATTCTATTCCTCAGGATGTTAGTTGGTATTGGAGGAGATTAGTGAAATTGAGATCTGTTTTCTCTGCTAACAGTTTAGCTGCGACTGTTAAGAAAGACAAACTCTGTTTGAAATTGCTGTATTACAGATTACTCAACAGGGAAAGAGTTGAGTTTGCTAATGTGGTTTGGTGCTCTTTGGCTGTCCCTAAGCATAGGTTCATCCTTTGGCAAGCTTCTCTTGGTCATCTCCTTACTCGGGACAAGCTGCATTACTGTAACTTGGAGATGCCTTCTTTGCTGTGTCCTGTTTGTGAAATGGAGCAGGAATCTCATGCTCATTTGTTTTTTGTTTGTCCCTTTTCTCAACAGCTCACAGCTCAAAAGGTGGACTGGTTGGGTAGGGATTTATGGCCGAATTCTTATGAGCTTTGGTGTACCTGGATGTGTGGGAAACCGCAACGTCTGAAGCATCAAATTTTTGCTGCTGCCTTGGCAGCTTCTGTGTACATGATTTGGAGAAATAGAAACCTCTGTGTGTTTGAGTTGAGATCTTTGGCAATTGGTCATGTTATTCAGTTGATTAAGTTCAGTTTAAGGTCTAGACTAGCCAGGTTTCCTAAACTGAAAGTTAAGGCTAGTGAGGTGGCGTTTTTTGAGGCTGTTGTTCAGATGTAA
- the LOC133794092 gene encoding uncharacterized protein LOC133794092 isoform X2, translating to MGVPWKRSKKSQDSDDEFDDDDMDNDQLSVEEKEEEKEDDDEFEDEDDSADDDDDEEGEEEEEEEEENQNGNKQNTDAEMEELEKEYMNLRDQELNILQNLKRHKDEDILKGQAVKNQKALWDKTLELRFLLQKAFSSSNRLPQDPLRSLFCDSDEIVNAAYSDLITSSKKTLDSLLELQEVLLEKNPSILQATDGKRGQVSKNLQSLKSSTVNDDEDWSRLSQLHARIAAFRDKSVDKWQRKTQVTTGAAAIKGKLQAFNQNISEQVAVYMRDPSRMIKQMQQRKSTVAIFGTVPGGEANPKEAQADGDPELLDDSEFYQHLLKEFFETIDPTSNETAFYALKRLQTKKRKIVDRRASKGRKIRYDVQEKLVNFMAPVPMNIPPDAQQVFKDLFGLSSRSH from the exons ATGGGGGTACCTTGGAAGCGTTCAAAAAAGTCTCAGGATAGTGACGATGAATTTGATGATGATGATATGGACAATGATCAACTGAGT gtggaagagaaagaagaagaaaaagaagatgatgatgagtTTGAGGATGAGGATGACAGCgctgacgatgatgatgatgaagagggcgaagaggaagaggaagaggaagaagagaatcAAAATGGTAATAAGCAAAATACCGATGCCGAGATGGAAGAGCTTGAGAAAGAATACATGAATCTTCGCGACCAGGAGCT AAATATCTTACAGAATTTGAAACGTCACAAGGATGAAGATATTCTTAAAGGACAAGCAGTGAAGAATCAAAAG gCTCTTTGGGATAAAACTCTTGAGCTCAGATTTTTGCTTCAGAAAGCATTCTCAAGTTCAAATAGATTACCACAG GATCCACTCAGGTCTTTATTCTGTGATTCAGACGAGATTGTCAATGCAGCATATTCTGACCTAATTACGTCCTCAAAGAAAACTTTAGATTCTCTGTTGGAACTACAAGAG GTTTTGCTTGAAAAAAATCCATCTATTCTTCAAGCCACGGATG GTAAAAGGGGACAAGTATCTAAGAATTTGCAATCTTTGAAGAGCTCTACTGTGAATGATGATGAAGATTGGTCTCGATTATCTCAATTGCATGCAAG AATAGCTGCCTTCAGGGACAAGTCAGTAGACAAGTGGCAAAGGAAGACTCAGGTGACAACTGGTGCTGCCGCTATTAAAGGCAAACTACAAGCTTTTAATCAG AATATTAGTGAACAAGTtgctgtttatatgagagatccAAGTAGGATGATCAAGCAGATGCAGCAAAGAAAATCAACAGTTGCCATATTTGGGACT GTTCCTGGAGGGGAAGCTAATCCAAAG GAAGCACAGGCTGACGGTGATCCAGAACTTTTAGATGATTCCGAGTTTTACCAGCATCTACTGAAGGAGTTTTTTGAAACGATTGACCCAACATCTAATG AGACGGCCTTTTACGCTCTGAAAAGGTTGCAAACCAAGAAAAGGAAGATCGTTGATAGACGTGCTTCAAAGGGTCGAAAGATAAG ATATGATGTTCAAGAAAAGCTTGTGAATTTCATGGCTCCTGTTCCCATGAATATTCCTCCTGATGCTCAACAAGTGTTCAAGGATTTGTTTGGTTTGAGCTCTAGAAGCCATTAA
- the LOC133794092 gene encoding uncharacterized protein LOC133794092 isoform X3 gives MGVPWKRSKKSQDSDDEFDDDDMDNDQLSVEEKEEEKEDDDEFEDEDDSADDDDDEEGEEEEEEEEENQNGNKQNTDAEMEELEKEYMNLRDQELNILQNLKRHKDEDILKGQAVKNQKALWDKTLELRFLLQKAFSSSNRLPQDPLRSLFCDSDEIVNAAYSDLITSSKKTLDSLLELQEVLLEKNPSILQATDGKRGQVSKNLQSLKSSTVNDDEDWSRLSQLHARIAAFRDKSVDKWQRKTQVTTGAAAIKGKLQAFNQNISEQVAVYMRDPSRMIKQMQQRKSTVAIFGTVPGGEANPKADGDPELLDDSEFYQHLLKEFFETIDPTSNETAFYALKRLQTKKRKIVDRRASKGRKIRYDVQEKLVNFMAPVPMNIPPDAQQVFKDLFGLSSRSH, from the exons ATGGGGGTACCTTGGAAGCGTTCAAAAAAGTCTCAGGATAGTGACGATGAATTTGATGATGATGATATGGACAATGATCAACTGAGT gtggaagagaaagaagaagaaaaagaagatgatgatgagtTTGAGGATGAGGATGACAGCgctgacgatgatgatgatgaagagggcgaagaggaagaggaagaggaagaagagaatcAAAATGGTAATAAGCAAAATACCGATGCCGAGATGGAAGAGCTTGAGAAAGAATACATGAATCTTCGCGACCAGGAGCT AAATATCTTACAGAATTTGAAACGTCACAAGGATGAAGATATTCTTAAAGGACAAGCAGTGAAGAATCAAAAG gCTCTTTGGGATAAAACTCTTGAGCTCAGATTTTTGCTTCAGAAAGCATTCTCAAGTTCAAATAGATTACCACAG GATCCACTCAGGTCTTTATTCTGTGATTCAGACGAGATTGTCAATGCAGCATATTCTGACCTAATTACGTCCTCAAAGAAAACTTTAGATTCTCTGTTGGAACTACAAGAG GTTTTGCTTGAAAAAAATCCATCTATTCTTCAAGCCACGGATG GTAAAAGGGGACAAGTATCTAAGAATTTGCAATCTTTGAAGAGCTCTACTGTGAATGATGATGAAGATTGGTCTCGATTATCTCAATTGCATGCAAG AATAGCTGCCTTCAGGGACAAGTCAGTAGACAAGTGGCAAAGGAAGACTCAGGTGACAACTGGTGCTGCCGCTATTAAAGGCAAACTACAAGCTTTTAATCAG AATATTAGTGAACAAGTtgctgtttatatgagagatccAAGTAGGATGATCAAGCAGATGCAGCAAAGAAAATCAACAGTTGCCATATTTGGGACT GTTCCTGGAGGGGAAGCTAATCCAAAG GCTGACGGTGATCCAGAACTTTTAGATGATTCCGAGTTTTACCAGCATCTACTGAAGGAGTTTTTTGAAACGATTGACCCAACATCTAATG AGACGGCCTTTTACGCTCTGAAAAGGTTGCAAACCAAGAAAAGGAAGATCGTTGATAGACGTGCTTCAAAGGGTCGAAAGATAAG ATATGATGTTCAAGAAAAGCTTGTGAATTTCATGGCTCCTGTTCCCATGAATATTCCTCCTGATGCTCAACAAGTGTTCAAGGATTTGTTTGGTTTGAGCTCTAGAAGCCATTAA